The following are from one region of the Ischnura elegans chromosome 12, ioIscEleg1.1, whole genome shotgun sequence genome:
- the LOC124169136 gene encoding CAAX prenyl protease 1 homolog, translating to MDKYISVPEVDEKSLLYAILGFLWLNFIWELYLSIRQHAVYRDAKEVPAELKGMLKEETFSKARLYSLDKSSFSIYKETLQMIISTAFILYFGFFHFWKLSKTALVAMGFEGNNEILQSMMFGLFTNIFSTIISLPFSIYNTFVLEEKFGFNKQTCGFFIKDKIKAFVVGQIIMLPLFAAVVKIVQVGGEYFFLYLWLFAMMVTFFLLTVYPDYIAPLFDKYTALPEGELRTRIEELASNLKFPLYELYVVEGSKRSVHSNAYFYGFFKKKRIVLFDTLLKDYTPINKEGSSEKKSDDESEEKETLKKEIEQEEDKKEDSSTKEDDAKGCNNDEVIAVLGHELGHWKLNHVLKNIIIMQVNLFMIFLVFGILLRYQSMYRAFGFMDEQPILIGFFIVGQFIFSPYNAVLGFFLTVLSRRFEFQADAFATKLGHAEALGAALIKLNSDNLGFPVNDPLYSMWHHSHPPLLERLNALKKTA from the exons ATGGATAAATATATTTCTGTGCCCGAAGTAGATGAAAAATCACTTCTGTATGCAATTCTGGGATTCCTTTGGCTGAATTTTATATGGGAATTGTACTTATCCATAAGACAG CATGCCGTATATCGTGATGCCAAAGAGGTACCTGCTGAGCTAAAAGGAATGTTGAAGGAAGAAACATTTAGCAAAGCACGGTTATACAGCCTGGATAAAAGTTCATTCAGTATTTACAAAGAAACATTACAAATGATTATATCAACT GCGTTCATTCTCTATTTTGGATTCTTCCACTTTTGGAAATTGTCGAAAACAGCGCTAGTCGCAATGGGTTttgaaggaaataatgaaattttacaaagtaTGATGTTTGGCTTATTCACAAATATATTCTCTACTATTATTTCATTGCCCTTCTCCATCTACAACACCTTTGTTTTAGAGGAAAAGTTCGGTTTCAATAAGCAG ACCTGTGGATTTTTCATCaaggataaaataaaagcattcgtCGTAGGCCAAATAATAATGCTGCCACTTTTTGCTGCTGTGGTAAAAATAGTACAGGTTGGGGGAGAATATTTCTTCTTGTACCTGTGGCTGTTCGCAATGATGGTCACTTTTTTCCTTCTGACCGTTTATCCAGATTATATTGCACCATTGTTTGATAAATACACTGCATTGCCTGAAGGTGAACTTCGCACAAGGATTGAAGAGCTTGCTTCCAACCTTAAATTTCCTCTCTATGAATTGTATGTGGTTGAAG GTTCAAAGCGGTCAGTGCACAGCAATGCATACTTCTACGGGTTCTTTAAGAAGAAGAGGATTGTCCTTTTCGACACACTTCTCAAGGATTACACTCCCATAAATAAAGAAGGGTCCTCAGAAAAGAAAAGCGATGATGAAAGTGAGGAAAAAGAAACTCTCAAAAAGGAAATTGAACAAGAAGAAGACAAGAAGGAAGATTCCTCCACGAAAGAAGATGATGCCAAGGGTTGCAATAATGATGAGGTGATAGCTGTTTTAGGCCATGAGCTTGGTCACTGGAAACTTAATCATGTCCTCAAGAACATTATCATCATGCAG gTGAACTTATTTATGATATTCCTTGTGTTCGGTATTCTTCTGCGTTATCAATCTATGTACAGGGCCTTTGGATTTATGGATGAACAGCCTATATTGATTGGTTTCTTCATCGTTGGCCAGTTTATATTTTCACCATACAATGCT GTGCTTGGGTTCTTCCTCACTGTATTGAGTCGCCGTTTTGAATTCCAAGCGGATGCATTTGCCACGAAGCTGGGCCATGCTGAAGCGCTTGGTGCTGCATTAATCAAATTGAACAGCGACAATCTTGGGTTTCCTGTTAATGACCCACTATATTCCATGTGGCATCATTCCCATCCACCTTTGCTAGAGCGACTCAATGCCTTAAAGAAGACAGCTTGA
- the LOC124169360 gene encoding iron-sulfur cluster assembly scaffold protein IscU — MAMLRSLSRCPSRIVIPQRYNSLPVLNYHANVLDHYENPRNVGSLNKDDKQVGTGLVGAPACGDVMKLQIKVDDNGKIVDAKFKTFGCGSAIASSSLATEWVKGKTVDEALKLKNTDIAKELRLPPVKLHCSMLAEDAIKAALSDYKIKQQRPSDG, encoded by the exons ATGGCGATGTTACGTTCTTTGTCAAGGTGCCCTTCTAGGATCGTGATTCCTCAGCGTTATAACAGCCTACCTGTTCTTAATTATCACGCCAAT gtGTTAGATCACTATGAGAATCCACGAAATGTGGGTTCACTGAATAAGGATGACAAGCAAGTAGGTACTGGGCTTGTTGGAGCTCCAGCATGTGGTGATGTAATGAAATTACAAATCAAAGTCGATGATAATGGGAAGATAGTGGACGCCAAATTCAAAACATTTGGCTGTGGTTCTGCTATAGCCTCTAGTTCACTGGCCACCGAATGGGTGAAAGGAAAGACA GTTGACGAGGCTCTCAAGTTGAAAAACACTGACATTGCCAAGGAACTTCGCTTGCCACCCGTGAAGCTTCACTGCTCCA TGTTAGCAGAAGATGCAATCAAAGCTGCTCTATCCGATTATAAAATCAAGCAACAGAGACCTAGTGATGGCTAA